TAGACTCTATCCAGACTGTTTATAAGGACGATCTTACGGGCACCCCGGGAGCAGCTAGCCAGTTGCGAGAATGTACGCTGGACCTGATGGTCTTTGCCAAGAATACGGGCTGCATAACCATTGTCATTGGTCATGTGACCAAGGACGGACAGATTGCAGGCCCCCGCATTTTGGAGCACATGGTAGATACCGTCGCCTACTTCGAAGGCGACCGAAACCACCAGTACCGTCTGCTGCGCACAATCAAGAACCGCTTTGGGGCCACCGACGAAATCGGGGTCTTCGAGATGACCAGCCATGGCCTTTCGCCCGTGGCCAACCCCAGCAAGGTGTTCCTGCAGGAGAATACTCCGCCTACGCCGGGCAGTGTAGTCTGTTGTACGCTGGAAGGTTCCCGAGCCCTCCTGTTCGAAACACAGGCTTTAGTGAATCAGACCACGTTTGCGGTCCCGCAGAGGGTGGCCGCGGGTATCGACCCCAAACGTCTCACCATCATTCTTGCCCTGCTGGAGAAGTTCGGCGGCATCACTATCGGCGCATCCGACATCTTTGCCAGCATTGCTGGCGGTATGAAGGTCAACGACACCTCCTCTGACCTGGCCCTGGCGCTTGCTGTGGCCAGCAACCACCTGGGCATTCCGCTTAGCCGTCAGACCATCGCCGTAGGTGAACTAGGCCTTTCTGGCGAGATCCGCAGCGTAAGCCTGCTGGACCAGCGACTTAAGGAAGCCGCCCGCCTGGGAATGACCGAAGCCATAGTGCCGGCCTCGGGTAACCTTCCTGAAAGGGCGGGAAACATGAAGATTACCCGAGTCCATAACCTAGGGCAGGCAATCGCCTGGCTGATGGACAAGAAGTAGGAAACAAAAAAGAGACGCTCAAGTGAGCGCCTCTTTTTAATAAATCCGTTATAGGGAAGATTACTCGTCGTCGTCTTCTTCAGCGGCTTTCTTCTTCTTTTTCTTCTTCTTCTTCGGCTGATCTTCATCGTCGCCGTCGTCGGAACGCTTCTTCTTCTTGCCTTCGACCTTGATGTCGGCAGCCTTTTCACCGCGCTTGGTGAAGCCGTACTGACGAGGGTCGAAACCAGACGGGAAGGTGGTCTTGTTATCGTAGATAACCTTCTTGGCGGTGAACTTTTCGATCTTAGCGCCTTCCAGATTTGCACCGGAGAAGTCAACGTCGTTCATCTTGGTGTCGGCGTCGATCTTGATGCCCTGCATGTTGGCGTTGGTGAAGTTAACCTTTTCCAGCTTTGCACCGGCGAAGCTTACACCACCCAGCTGAGCCAGGATGAAGTCGGAACGTTCGATGGTGGAGTTGGCGAAGTTTGCCTTGGTAAGGTCGGCCTTGTCGAAGATGTTCTTACGGACGTAAGCACCGTCGAAGACTGCCTTGAGGAGTTCTGCTTCCTTGAAGTCGTTCTTGCTGACTTCGGTATCGAAGAAGGATGCCTTGGAAAGCTTGGTCTTCTGGAATTCGCTCTTGGAGACGGAGCCCTTATCGAAAATCACACCAGTGAGGTCCTGGTTGTTGAAGTTCATGTTCTTAAGGGTGGACTGAGCGAACTTGGCCTTCTGGAGCTGGGTCTTGGAAAGGTCAACGTCGTTAAAGGTGGTCAGAGAAAGGTCTGCTTCCTGGAGGTTGACGTTCTTGAATTCAACACCGCCAAATTCCGCCTGGGAAAGACCGGCCTTGGCGAAGTTCACGTCGATAAGGTCGTTGCCCTTGAAGTTTGCTGCAATCAGGTTACAGGCGGTAAAGTCGGTCTTGACCAAGGTGGCCTTGCGGAGGTCGCTGTTTGCCATCAAGGAGCGAGAGAAATTTGCATTGGTCAGGTTTGCCTTGCTGAAGTCAGCTGCGGTCAAGTCTACGTCCATGACGGATGCCATGGTGAGGTCTGCCTTGCTGAAGTTTGCCTGGTCGGAAACCTTCATGGCGTCCAGACGGGCATTCTTGAGGTTGGCCTGGGGGAATTCGCTATCCAGCAAGGTTGCACGGTAGAGGTTTGCACCTTCCATGTTTGCACCCTTGAAGGAAGAAGAACGGATGTCGGCGCCGCTAATGACAACCTTTTCGAGGTTGGCGTTCTTGAAGCTTGCGCCGCTGATCACAGCGTTCTGGAAAGAAACTTCGGGGAGCTTTGCACCGGTGAAGTCCGGGCTTTCGCCAGTAGCACGACGGAAGTCGGTGGTGTTCTTGACAGCCTTGGCGTTGCTGAAATTGAAACCGTCGATACGCTTGTTACTAAAAGAAACGTTCAAGTCCTTGCCTTCCCAGTTATCCTGAGCGAAGACGTTCAGCGCAAGGGCGCTGATAAGGCAGAGACCAAACTTGGATACTCTCTTCATATTCATATACAATTTTCCCTTTAAGGATAAACCAAATAACGGATAGCCCTAAAATAACTAAAAAAAATGAAAAACTACAACATATTTAAAAAAAGTCTATAAATAAAAGCTAACTTATAGTCGAAATGAGTTTTTTTGCATCAAATCAGTATGATGTAGTTGTTTGTGGTGCCGGTCCCGCCGGCCTCATGGCCGCTTGCACCCTTGGACGTTTGACCGCCGGTGCTAGACGGGTCCTGCTTTTGGATAAGAAGGAACCCTGGAAGGAACCTATTTTCTGTGCCGAGGCCGTTTCTGCAAGGCGTTTTAGGGCTTTGTGGCCCATAGATCCGTCTTTTGTCCGTGGTAACCTTTCCGGCATATATTTTACCTCGCCAAAGCGGTTCAAGGCTGAATTCTATAGTAAGGACTGCGGTTTGCAGTTGAATAGGGCCGTTTTCCATAAGAGCAT
This DNA window, taken from Fibrobacter sp., encodes the following:
- a CDS encoding pentapeptide repeat-containing protein, translated to MNMKRVSKFGLCLISALALNVFAQDNWEGKDLNVSFSNKRIDGFNFSNAKAVKNTTDFRRATGESPDFTGAKLPEVSFQNAVISGASFKNANLEKVVISGADIRSSSFKGANMEGANLYRATLLDSEFPQANLKNARLDAMKVSDQANFSKADLTMASVMDVDLTAADFSKANLTNANFSRSLMANSDLRKATLVKTDFTACNLIAANFKGNDLIDVNFAKAGLSQAEFGGVEFKNVNLQEADLSLTTFNDVDLSKTQLQKAKFAQSTLKNMNFNNQDLTGVIFDKGSVSKSEFQKTKLSKASFFDTEVSKNDFKEAELLKAVFDGAYVRKNIFDKADLTKANFANSTIERSDFILAQLGGVSFAGAKLEKVNFTNANMQGIKIDADTKMNDVDFSGANLEGAKIEKFTAKKVIYDNKTTFPSGFDPRQYGFTKRGEKAADIKVEGKKKKRSDDGDDEDQPKKKKKKKKKAAEEDDDE
- the radA gene encoding DNA repair protein RadA; its protein translation is MVAVNKSKAKKEIEFLCTECGNTTPKWAGKCPFCGAWSSLKEHVVEPVDPSAGRGGRGLGGPVHKVVALKDVATEDTKRLSTANSEFDRVLGGGFAPGSLVLIGGDPGIGKSTLVLSTLATMNAAGVKALYVSGEESAVQVKLRSERLNVAGSDMLLLCETNLNKILQMAGEVKPQVLVIDSIQTVYKDDLTGTPGAASQLRECTLDLMVFAKNTGCITIVIGHVTKDGQIAGPRILEHMVDTVAYFEGDRNHQYRLLRTIKNRFGATDEIGVFEMTSHGLSPVANPSKVFLQENTPPTPGSVVCCTLEGSRALLFETQALVNQTTFAVPQRVAAGIDPKRLTIILALLEKFGGITIGASDIFASIAGGMKVNDTSSDLALALAVASNHLGIPLSRQTIAVGELGLSGEIRSVSLLDQRLKEAARLGMTEAIVPASGNLPERAGNMKITRVHNLGQAIAWLMDKK